GCTCCAGATTCTTCATGGCGATGTACATATCGACCATACGGTGCTGCAGCACCTGGAAAGAGGCGATCGGCACCCCGAACTGTCGGCGAGTCCGGGTATAGTCCAGGGTGCGGCGCAACAGCGCCTGCATCGCTCCCACCGCTTCCGCCGCCATCATCATGGTCCCCTGCTCCAGCACCTGGCGCAGCACCTCGGCGCCACGCCCGTCCCGGGTCAAACGCCGCGCTTCATCAACGTCAACGGCCGCCAGAGTCAGACGGGCGCCACGGTGACCATCCATGGTGGGGAAGCCGGTCACCTGGAGTTCATCGGCGTGGACCAGAAACAGCTCCACCGTCGGCCCGGCATCGTCCTCGAAGGCTTGCGCCGACACCACGAAATGGGATGCCAGATCACCGCCGATCACCGCCACCTTTTCACCTTCCAGACGCCAGCCACCGTCGATGCGGCGGGCGCTGGTGGCCAGATGCTCAGGATTGCCACGGCTGATACTTTCCTCCCAGGCCAGCACTGGCATGGCCTTGCCGGCGACCAGCTCGGGCAGCAGGCTGTCGGCGACATCTTGATTATCCACCAGTGCGATGGCCTGACCACCCAACCCCACCACGCTCAGATAAGGCTCCACCACCAGCGCGTCGCCGAAGCGCCGCATCAGGCCGAGCGTATCGGTGATATCCCCGCCGAGACCACCATGACGCTCGGCGAAGGGCAGGCCAAGCCAACCCAGCTCGGCGAACTGTTGCCAGTGTTCCCGGTTGTATCCCGGTTCCTGTTCCACCCAGGTGCGGCGCTGGTGAAAGTCGTAATGGGCATTGAGAAATTTGTCGACGCTGTCTTCCAGCATGACGCGGGTTTCGTCGTTAAGAAAAGCCATGGTGCGCCCCTCAGCCCAACAACATCTTGGCAATGATGTTGCGTTGAATTTCGTTACTGCCGCCAAAGATAGTGGCGGCCCGGTTGTTGAGATATTTGGGCATCACGGTGAGTGCCTGTTCCGGCCCTTCAGGCGCCACCCCGGCGCCGACGGTCAACGCCGCCAGTTGCAGAGTCAGTGTTGGGCTTCCTTCCACTTCCACCGCCAGTTCGGTAATGCGTTGCAGTGTTTCCATGGCAGTGATCTTGATCATCGAACTCATCGGCCCCGACTCAGGCGAGCCCTTTTCCATCGCGGCGAAGCGACTCTCGGTGGCATCAAGAGCAGCGACTTCCAGATAAAGGCGGGTAAAGCGCTGCTGAAACACCGGGTCGTCAGCCAGCACACCGCCAAAACCGTCGCCGAGTTCGGCGGCCCGCTCTCTGATCCGATTCAGTTCCATATCGAACTGGGCGGCAAAAGAGGCGCTGCCGCCCCGTTCGTGCTCAAGCAGATACTTGGCCACCGTCCAGCCCTGGTTCTCCTCTCCCAGACAGCAATCCAGCGGCACCTCGACGTTATCGAAGAATACGTCGCACTGTTCGGGAAAACCGTCCAGACCAATGATCGGCCGGATCTCCAGGCCCGGACGATCGAGACGGTCAATCAGGAAAAAACTGATGCCCTGTTGTGACTTCCCTTCATTGCTGGTGCGCACCAACAGAAACATGCGATTGGCATGGTGAGCGTAGGTGGTCCAGGTCTTGCTGCCGTTGATAACGTAGTGGTCGCCACGGCGCTCGGCACGACAAGCGAGCGAGGCCAGATCGGAGCCGGCATTGGGTTCGGAATAGCCCTGGGCCCAGAAGTCCTCACCGGCGGCGATACCCGGCAGAAAACGGCTTTTCTGTTCGTCGGTGCCGAACTTCATGATCGCCGGGCCGACCATGCCCAGTCCCTGGGGCAACAGCCTCGGCACACCGGCAATCCG
This sequence is a window from Alloalcanivorax dieselolei B5. Protein-coding genes within it:
- a CDS encoding acyl-CoA dehydrogenase family protein, whose protein sequence is MAFLNDETRVMLEDSVDKFLNAHYDFHQRRTWVEQEPGYNREHWQQFAELGWLGLPFAERHGGLGGDITDTLGLMRRFGDALVVEPYLSVVGLGGQAIALVDNQDVADSLLPELVAGKAMPVLAWEESISRGNPEHLATSARRIDGGWRLEGEKVAVIGGDLASHFVVSAQAFEDDAGPTVELFLVHADELQVTGFPTMDGHRGARLTLAAVDVDEARRLTRDGRGAEVLRQVLEQGTMMMAAEAVGAMQALLRRTLDYTRTRRQFGVPIASFQVLQHRMVDMYIAMKNLEHLLDAVAGRWEQAPSHARDSALLKAQLCQSGRYVGQQAVQLHGGIGMTDELDVGHYFKRLTALGLLFGDENYHLKRAWAAL
- a CDS encoding acyl-CoA dehydrogenase family protein; translated protein: METKSVDLQAFRQEIRAFIEQEADESIREAGRKMTSFFPPFEQCMRWHRKLHARGWSAASWPEQYGGAGWSREQKRIFEEECRIAGVPRLLPQGLGMVGPAIMKFGTDEQKSRFLPGIAAGEDFWAQGYSEPNAGSDLASLACRAERRGDHYVINGSKTWTTYAHHANRMFLLVRTSNEGKSQQGISFFLIDRLDRPGLEIRPIIGLDGFPEQCDVFFDNVEVPLDCCLGEENQGWTVAKYLLEHERGGSASFAAQFDMELNRIRERAAELGDGFGGVLADDPVFQQRFTRLYLEVAALDATESRFAAMEKGSPESGPMSSMIKITAMETLQRITELAVEVEGSPTLTLQLAALTVGAGVAPEGPEQALTVMPKYLNNRAATIFGGSNEIQRNIIAKMLLG